The genomic window GTTCCCTTACTTAAGGCTGATAACGAGGGAAGGAATGCGATCGCGCTGTTTTAATTTTTGCTAAATCTTTGGAGTAACCAGCGAGTAATTGCCCCATCATCCTCTGTTTGACTCCGTTGCAGTGCTTCTTTAACTAAAGCTATTTCTAATCCTGGTAATACTAGCGACTCGTGTATTTCACCGCTGCGTCCTTCAGAGATAGAGAATGCGATCGCATCCCTTAAATTAGCATCAACAACCCAATATTCCCCTACTCCCGAACGTTCGTATAATAACCGCTTTCGCCCCAAATCATCACTAATAGTAGATGCACCGATTTCTACCGCCAACGTAGGGGGATCGTACTCATTCAAATCAACAGGTGAATTAGTTTCAGGAGGTATCTTCAATTCCGAACCGATGTAGAAAGCCAAGTCAGGTTGAAATTCATCTAAACCTGCTTTTCTAAAACTGGTATTTGTGAACACAACAATTGGAATATTTTTAATAGTTGCATAAAGAAGAATAATGTAGGAAACAATTGAATTTTGTCGTCCGTGTCGAGGCCCTACTGCTGCCATTTCAATCCTCATGTACCCTTTATGGTAATAGAACCTTCCTTTGTCATAATCTGGGCTATTAGCAAATACTAAAAACTCATCCCAACTGGCTTTTACCCAGGTATCTGTCACCAAATCCTGCACATTAGGCGCTGAACTAGAAACCATAATCGACCTCTACAATTTCCGTATATTCAAACTCATTCGGGCTTTGCCGCACCAAAGAATATATATTTCCATTTATCTCAATTGAATCTTGTTCGCAGTCAGGTTTAGAAGAATAATAAATCAATACATACTCTCTACCTATTCTATCGGCTATTTCTTCGGCAACTTCACCCCGCCACTGAGTTTTTGTCACCAACACTACCAATTGATTTGCTAATTTTGGAATTATCTTAGCAATTTGTCGCCGATAAATTTCATCCAAACTGCCAAACGGAGAATCCATCACAATCGGGAAGGTGTTGCTGTCTGGAACCATCAGCATTTTGTTTTGGCTCCATTCTCGCACCTTGTCAATAATGCTACCGATAAACGATAGACTGAGAATTTGATTTTCGCCCGTAGAAGCCGCAACAGGAGCATCTAAACCTGCGGTATTTTCCACTAGAGTCAGCTCGTATTTCTCGCTAATTCTGGGGATGTAAGGCGTAAAAGAAATGTCCGTAAATATTTGTTGTACTCTTTTCTCTAACTCTAAGCGAAACTGTTGTTCTTGCAATATCTTCACTTTCGTTAAACGTTCAATTGCCTCTTGAGTTGCAGCAATGCGTCGCTGAGCTAATGCTTGCTTTTCCTCATTCATTTTATGTTTAGAAATTTGTTTCCCTAAGTCTTCAATTTCAGCTTTTAAATTTATAACTTGCTGCTGATTTCCTCCTTGATCTAGCGTTAGCTCTAAAATTCTGGATTCAATTTCATCCAACCGTTTTTGTAGGTTGCGAATATCATCACTTGGATCTTTTCTCAATTTTTCTTGAATTTTATCTAATTCCGCTTCTATCTGAGAAATATCTTGTCTAAATTTACTAATATTAGCTTGCTCTCTGTCAATTTCTTCCCAAAAAGCCGGAGCTTGCTTATCAATTTCATCTACCTGAGCTATCATGCGAATTGCTGTTTCTTCTACAGCCGCAATTCCCGCTTTATCTAGCCAACCGCTCACATTTGCATGAGCATGATTTCCATCGTGCAATTCTCCACCACAAATACAGCGTTTAGAGTTCAGTAAATCTTTAACAAATTCTCGCGAAATTCCAGTCGTTAACTCGCCTCGCTGCTTCAAATTATCCACAATTGTCCGAAATTGAGCGGTGGTTTCCGATAGCAGTACCGTATATCCCCGCGTAGAAATTGCTTTTTTCAGTGCTTCCTTGCTTCTTTTAAGGTTTTCTAGGTTGGATGCTTTCAGGTTTTCTAATTCTTGCCGTCTTTCTTGCAACTGTTTAGCTGCACTAAGTTCGCGCAAACGGTGACTGGTTTCTTTTTTTAAGGTTTGTTGGTTTGACAATTCTTGGATTATCTCATGTTGACGCTGGGCAAGTTGTTCGCTTTCCTTTTCGAGTTTTTGTTGCTGTTTTAATAGTTGTTTGGTTTCGGAGTCGCCAATCGCTTCTAACTCACTTCTGAGAGTTTTTTCAGCTTCTTTCAGATGCTTAATAGAGTTATTTAACACTTCCACACCCAGAAGCTTTTTAGTAGCTTCGGCAATTTCGGCTTTTTTATCAGAGCGAACTATTTGTTCAATTCGCTCTCCGTCAAAGAAAAAATACTGATGCAAACTACCTGGTAAAATTTGATTAATTATATCTTCTGGATGTTCTCGCGGCAGTAACCAGCGCCCATCATCTCCAGCTACATACATCAGTAATTGACTTTTGCCAGCTTCAAAGTCAGTTTCATTTTTATAAACACGGCAGAGGCGTTGAGCTTGATAGCGTCTACTGTCATGTTCCCAGCCAATTTTTACCCAGCATTCGACAGCTTCGCCCGATTTCGCTTCTGCGATCGCTCTCTTATTCACTAATTGCTCAACTGAGGCAAAAGCCGCGCTAAATTTCTCGTACAGCACCCAAGAAAACGCATTTAATAAACTGGTTTTTCCGGCGCCGTTGTTGCCATGAATAATAGTAGTATTGCGAACATCTCCACTGGCTAACAAAATTTCTGGTGTCTTGCCATAGAAGGAGCGAAAGTTGCAAAGTTTGATTGAAGTAAGCTTCATTTTACAACTTCCTTTACAATTGCTAAAATATCATTATTAATATGTCCAAGACTTTTCTTATCTAGCCTGCCTTTTTCTAACTGGCACACTCGTTCGATAATTTGTTGCACTTCCGGTGAAGCTGACTTTATTGGCTCTTGCACATCATTTGTATTCGCTTCGTTTGTCATTTTTATGCCACCCTGAAAGGTTACTTAATTTTAGCTTAAATTTATAAAAGCATAAAGTGGTAAGAGGAATGAACCGCAAAGACGCAAAGAAAAGAGGGAACAAGAGAAAAGAAACTAGAAGCAAATTAATATTCTCTCTTTCTCTGCGTTCTAAGCGTCTGGAACGGTTGGTTTCTCATTTCTTAGATAATTTACAAATCCAACAATTCATAGCGCTTTTGCAAAGCTAACAATTTCATTCTGGCTTCTCCTGCATTGTCAGCTAAATCGGCAAATTCTACAAAGCGCCGCAACTCCTTTCGCAGCAAATTTCTCTCTACTTCAAAAGTGTCTCTATCTAAAGTTGGAGGCAGTACAATTGTGTCAAATAGAGTAGCGCGTTGCTTGCCTGGATGAGGGCGCAAAATTCGCCCTCGACGCTGAATAAATTGGCGCGGATTGCTACTACTCGCCAAAATTACCGCGTTTTGAATTGCTGGAATATCGACACCTTCATCTAAACAACGAATAGCAACCAAACCCTGTAATTCGCCATTTTCAAATTGTCGCCGCAAATTCTCTCTTTCTGACAAAGGTGTTTCGGCAGTGTAGGTATTAACGCGATACCCTAGTTCTTCTCCCAGAATTTTAACAACAGCTTTGAATTGGCGTGAAACGAAATTATTTGAGTTAGCGAAATCGCTATGTACGGAACCATCGCCGCAATAAAATAAGGTGTGGGAAGTATCCAGGCGTTGACTCATTAACTCGCGCAAAGCTTCTAACTTATTAGCAGCAGCGCCAATTAACCTCGCCCGCTTCATCAACAACGGCTTCAATTCTTCATTGTCTTCAAAATTTGCGGCAATATTATCCCGTTGTTTAAACAGAAGATGTCTGCCAATACTGG from Funiculus sociatus GB2-C1 includes these protein-coding regions:
- a CDS encoding Uma2 family endonuclease, with translation MVSSSAPNVQDLVTDTWVKASWDEFLVFANSPDYDKGRFYYHKGYMRIEMAAVGPRHGRQNSIVSYIILLYATIKNIPIVVFTNTSFRKAGLDEFQPDLAFYIGSELKIPPETNSPVDLNEYDPPTLAVEIGASTISDDLGRKRLLYERSGVGEYWVVDANLRDAIAFSISEGRSGEIHESLVLPGLEIALVKEALQRSQTEDDGAITRWLLQRFSKN
- a CDS encoding AAA family ATPase; translated protein: MKLTSIKLCNFRSFYGKTPEILLASGDVRNTTIIHGNNGAGKTSLLNAFSWVLYEKFSAAFASVEQLVNKRAIAEAKSGEAVECWVKIGWEHDSRRYQAQRLCRVYKNETDFEAGKSQLLMYVAGDDGRWLLPREHPEDIINQILPGSLHQYFFFDGERIEQIVRSDKKAEIAEATKKLLGVEVLNNSIKHLKEAEKTLRSELEAIGDSETKQLLKQQQKLEKESEQLAQRQHEIIQELSNQQTLKKETSHRLRELSAAKQLQERRQELENLKASNLENLKRSKEALKKAISTRGYTVLLSETTAQFRTIVDNLKQRGELTTGISREFVKDLLNSKRCICGGELHDGNHAHANVSGWLDKAGIAAVEETAIRMIAQVDEIDKQAPAFWEEIDREQANISKFRQDISQIEAELDKIQEKLRKDPSDDIRNLQKRLDEIESRILELTLDQGGNQQQVINLKAEIEDLGKQISKHKMNEEKQALAQRRIAATQEAIERLTKVKILQEQQFRLELEKRVQQIFTDISFTPYIPRISEKYELTLVENTAGLDAPVAASTGENQILSLSFIGSIIDKVREWSQNKMLMVPDSNTFPIVMDSPFGSLDEIYRRQIAKIIPKLANQLVVLVTKTQWRGEVAEEIADRIGREYVLIYYSSKPDCEQDSIEINGNIYSLVRQSPNEFEYTEIVEVDYGF